A single window of Bombus affinis isolate iyBomAffi1 chromosome 15, iyBomAffi1.2, whole genome shotgun sequence DNA harbors:
- the LOC126924666 gene encoding WD repeat-containing and planar cell polarity effector protein fritz isoform X3, which translates to MFTLLGEVNLWTFDDNINIKSTDFGAFRYHDKRIDHLHEEAKKSYCQKRGMIYVPTNKKGNKLKDSIKYLEEQLKDNTIVHCQWYDDCVLQLMLNNALLIQIQVNIATGDVCKITFDKYLIGKLLEHISDVIITKNYILCIYNDNQVSVVHFTRSKRHVFDKINKLEPKLSTIDLFGPNGRRLDKKVQTNKCGDLILIWWKSTINEVYPWSPAVKEHDRANIHLYRLIGVKLELICYIRSEFDPLCIMFDACNDNIIHSVEQKVSRKGEVTIEWRTYEVSQQDKLQRIAVVSVSLPTHTSCVKFSPTQELLLLCCIDGSVIIYDQTRATTASVKAAFIPTLASWHSDGIIFVVGNDKGQFQHFDIALSCIKSQTLTEEAAQANILDLSSYFRIQPALLRMEWNKKTDLNCYINLHNHGNSLLLLIFQRGPLGVLKMLEGNSFTGDVLVKRYLSLSQVEQATSLLLAMNWDTHSRACMHALNQIVNYLFKLPLTTERENLIQNALGSFHVPIKPISQAIEEEYGDEIRDLTRRFFHHLLRYHMFEKAFRLAIDLNDHDLFMDIHFYAIVVNDTAMATAAKENAERILSRSNSCSSSHSTCSRASCSLCSDSISDKGEVSYSDESDNFSKENQTDIKSKCHNYKKETSNQIPPLPVLHPHTLHKNLLSTSFTDISPNEKTDCNLETKSFSISNNTLTTTSFHHSSHLSLPNTFFTSTSFNKPLYKIHAHPTSVSTMSSTSNSQSLNNISDDLMTTSFGSLSLNERKTGISNRVNENSVDTTLKKVLRGEMQLPLDNIPNDTITTNLVQENSFMSTPFNSLTHESVTSDVSSNLLKSSLDNIDNNIMSTSFSTLGTDISNPYDKSFNDLVTTKSDSNTVSSPLKNIKPSVTISNFVSKTHSDSVVTNKLTCNLHNNHSNLASTSFNFLDNQVKDSCNGSSNNFNNDDNPSIVKLQQPFLGKKQVDFNIPPPPSLTNSFTNYFQSLPKKNLPLSRSTSGLADIDESIKKFSSIRTRNVNSYLLQRQNSASNILQDQPKYTNIKSRCRFNYDFGCISLHGSCDNIDMHSSNNMRLNTVTHILVPGTGQSHKQKRSTITQVHLTDPKRELAESLPLCLGNEDYLKDFQPLPKETINDKEKESSRQEEGSKIKVVHFGLL; encoded by the exons ATGTTTACATTGTTGGGTGAAGTAAACTTATGGACTTTTGACGACAATATTAATATAAAGAGTACAGACTTTGGTGCATTTCG ATATCATGACAAACGTATTGATCATTTACACGAAGAAGCAAAAAAATCTTATTGTCAGAAACGAGGTatgatatatgtaccaacaaataaaaaaggaaataaattaaaagattCTATCAAATACTTAGAG GAACAATTGAAGGATAATACAATTGTACATTGTCAGTGGTATGATGACTGTGTTTTACAATTAATGTTAAACAATGCGTTATTAATACAAATACAAGTTAATATTGCCACTGGTGATGTATGTAAAATAACTTTTGATAAGTATCTCATAGGAAAACTGTTGGAACATATATCAGATG tgaTAATCACAAAAAATTATATTCTTTGCATCTATAATGATAACCAAGTTTCTGTTGTACATTTTACAAGATCGAAAAGACATGTcttcgataaaattaataagCTTGAACCAAAATTATCTACGATTGATCTCTTTGGCCCTAATGGCCGCAGATTGGACAAAAAAGTACAAACCAATAAATGTGGAGATCTG ATTTTAATTTGGTGGAAATCTACTATAAATGAAGTTTATCCTTGGAGTCCTGCTGTAAAAGAACATGATCGTGCTAACATACATCTTTATCGTTTAATAGG agTAAAATTAGAATTAATTTGTTATATACGTAGTGAATTTGATCCCTTATGTATAATGTTTGATGCATGTAATGATAATATTATTCATTCTGTAGAACAAAAAGTTTCAAGAAAG GGTGAAGTAACTATAGAGTGGCGTACATATGAAGTTTCTCAACAAGATAAACTTCAAAGAATAGCAGTGGTTTCTGTATCATTGCCTACACATACAAGTTGTGTAAAATTTTCACCAACTCaagaattattgttattatgtTGTATAGATGGTTCTGTTATAATTTATGACCAGACTAGAGCTACTACTGCTAGTGTAAAAGCAGCTTTT atACCTACATTGGCATCGTGGCATAGTGATGGAATAATATTTGTTGTTGGAAATGATAAAGGTCAATTTCAACATTTTGACATTGCTTTATCCTGTATTAAAAGTCAAACATTGACTGAAGAAGCAGCACAAGCTAATATACTTGATTTATCTTCATATTTCAG AATTCAACCAGCATTACTTCGCATGGAATGGAATAAAAAAACTGATTTAAATTGttatattaatttacataatcacggaaattctttattattgttaatttttcaacg agGACCTCTTGGTGTTCTTAAAATGTTGGAAGGAAATTCTTTTACTGGTGATGTATTAGTCAAGAGATATTTATCTTTATCACAAGTTGAACAAGCAACTTCTTTACTATTAGCTATGAATTGGGATACTCATTCTCGTGCATGTATGCATGCATTAAATCAGATAgtaaattatttgtttaaaCTACCATTGACAACAGAACGGGAAA ATCTTATACAAAATGCATTAGGCAGTTTTCATGTACCTATTAAACCAATAAGTCAAGCTATTGAAGAAGAATATGGAGACGAAATAAGAGATTTAACAAGACGTTTCTTCCATCATTTATTAAG GTATCATATGTTTGAAAAGGCTTTTAGGCTTGCTATAGATTTGAATGATCATGATCTTTTTATGGATATACACTTTTATGCAATAGTTGTAAATGATACAGCAATGGCAACTGCTGCAAAAGAAAATGCTGAACGCATATTAAGTAGATCAAATAGTTGCAGTAGTTCAC ATTCTACGTGTTCTAGAGCATCCTGTTCACTGTGTTCTGATTCAATAAGTGATAAAGGAGAAGTATCTTATAGTGACGAAAGTGACAATTTTTCAAAGGAGAATCAAACTGACATAAAATCAAAATGTCACAATTATAAGAAAGAGACTAGCAATCAAATTCCACCCTTACCAGTTCTCCATCCACATACCcttcataaaaatttattatctaCTTCATTTACCGATATATCACCTAATGAAAAAACTGACTGTAATCTAGAAACAAAATCTTTCAGTATATCTAATAATACTCTTACCACAACCTCCTTCCATCATTCATCTCACCTTTCACTTCcaaatacattttttacatCAACATCATTCAACAAACCACTATATAAAATTCATGCACATCCAACATCAGTATCTACAATGTCTTCTACCAGTAATTCACAATCTTTAAATAACATTTCTGATgatttaatgacaacttcattTGGGAGTCTGTCtttaaatgaaagaaaaacagGAATATCTAATCGAGTTAATGAGAACTCTGTAGATACCACACTGAAGAAAGTCCTACGTGGTGAAATGCAGTTGCCTCTTGATAATATACCTAATGATACAATAACAACGAATCTAGTACAAGAAAATAGTTTTATGTCTACTCCTTTTAATAGTCTGACACATGAATCAGTTACATCAGATGTTTCTTCTAATCTATTAAAATCTTCATTAGATAACATAGATAATAATATTATGTCTACATCATTTAGTACACTTGGTACAGATATTTCAAATCCATATGATAAATCTTTTAATGATTTAGTAACTACTAAATCTGACTCAAATACTGTTTCATCtcctttaaaaaatattaagccATCTGTTACAATCAGTAATTTTGTATCTAAAACACATTCTGATTCTGTTGTAACAAATAAATTAACATGCAATTTACATAACAATCATAGCAATCTTGCATCTACTTCATTTAATTTTCTTGACAATCAAGTAAAAGATTCATGTAATGGCAgttcaaataattttaataatgatGATAATCCTAGTATTGTGAAATTACAGCAACCTTTCCTGGGAAAAAAGCAAGTAGATTTCAATATTCCACCACCACCTTCTTTAACAAATTCATTTACGAATTATTTTCAAAGTCTTCCAAAAAAAAATCTTCCTTTATCTAGAAGTACATCAGGATTAGCTGATATTGATGaatcgattaaaaaattttcaTCTATTAGAACAAGAAACGTCAACTCGTATTTATTACAAAGACAAAATTCTGCATCCAATATTTTACAAGATCAACCTAAATATACCAATATTAAGTCTAGGTGCAGATTTAATTATGACTTTGGTTGCATTTCACTTCATGGAAGTTGTGATAACATTGATATGCATTCCTCTAATAATATGAGACTAA ATACTGTTACACATATTTTAGTACCTGGTACA GGTCAATCACATAAACAAAAACGTTCCACAATTACTCAAGTACATTTAACTGATCCTAAACGGGAGTTAGCAGAAAGTCTTCCATTGTGCCTCGGAAATGAAGATTATCTTAAAGATTTTCAACCACTACCAA aagAAACTATTAATGACAAAGAGAAGGAATCTTCAAGACAAGAAGAAGGTTCAAAAATAAAAGTTGTACACTTTGGACTATTATAA